In Osmerus eperlanus chromosome 4, fOsmEpe2.1, whole genome shotgun sequence, the sequence CAGCTGCCAATATGGAGTACATGGTGAAGCCCCACAATAGATACAGTGTCACACCAGGGAAACACATAGGCCACCACTTTACTGTACTACGTGTGTTTACACCAGACGGGTTCCCAAGTTTCTTAATTGTGTGAAAATCTTACCCCATGAAGATTCAGAAGTGAATATTTTCATTATGATAAAATGTATTCTAGTATGGTTTCCTTTTGGAAATCTGAGATAAGTGTTGAACAGCtgcactcactctctttccatCGTGGTGTATCTCACCTGCCCACTCCCTGCCTCTGCTTTCTGTAGGTGTGGGATGAGCGTCTGGCTAATTCAGCAGATTCCTGGGCTTCACGCTGCATATGGGATCATGGACCAACACAAGCCATGAAATATATGGGCCAAAACCTGTCAATCAACTCTGGAAGGTACACAACCTTGTCATGCAGAGTCAGAACTGGGTGTGAGGGTCTTCCAGAGTCAGAACTGAACATAACGGACAGAAATATGAATAGCTACTGAAAAAGCTAATATTGATTTGGTGGGGTTTGGAGAAAGATAAGTAGTTCCTTAAACTATGacactcctcttccttcttTTGTTCAGGTACCGGTCGATCATTGAGTTGGTGAGGTCATGGCATGATGAGAAGAACTCCTTCTCCTACCCTAACAGATGTAGTGGGTCAGTCTGTACTCACTACACACAGGTGGGGTTTCAATGTTTTACCATTGTAACGTGAATACTGTTTACCTGTCGATACAGCTGACAAACTAGCGTGGTTTATTTGTGGACTGGTAAAAACATATATTTGTTCTCCTATACATTACACAGCATCCAATGGAAAGTTTGAGTCGTTTTGGATAACAAGGGAATCTCATCTGTTTTAGATGGTGTGGGCAAGCACCAACAGAATGGGATGTGCTTTGAACAAATGTTCAAACATGTATGTGTTTGGGAGCACTTGGAAGCAGGCAATCCTTCTAGTTTGCAACTATTCTATAAAGTAAGTTCAGATACATCTgtattctctctgtctgcctgttctgCATGTTCAACAGTACACAGGCATACCCATGTGTTCAACAGAGGCTAACTCACAATACATTTTCTGATGAATACAGTCAGACACAGTCAGTAAACAGTTTGGAACATGCTTTATTGCCCTTGCAGAGGTAACTGGGTTGGAGAAGCACCATACAAGCGTGGTAAGCCCTGCTCTGCCTGTCCGTCAAGCTATGGAGGCTCCTGCCGTAGAAACCAATGTTCCTCCAGTTCAAAACCAAAGAAAAGGAAGAGGCATTAGAGGTACAACACATGAAACTCTCCTGATGTTTTAACAGAAGAAATTACAAAAGTTCccattttattttgttaacTTTGAAttcatctcatctctctctctctcgttaatATTCAAAGACTTTTAGAAAAGCGCAAGATGTGGCTGCAAAATGTTGGGAATTCATGAAAatatccaacacacctgattcaaattaatGGGTCATTaaccagctctgcagaagcctgcttatgaacattcatttgaatcaggtgtgttggagcagggaaacataaaacatgcaggacaggggtgccctgaggaccagggttgggaaccactgggcTAGCTTATCAAAAGTCCCATTCATACAAGCTGTATTAGTATTGCAATCGAAATTCGCACTAATTCTACAATTCGAAGTTCTAGTGAAATTCACCTAGTCGTTATCTAAGGGATTATTTTAGCCAAACATTGTATATTTACCATCCATAAATATGTGCCTGTCTGATTTCGTGCTCCTGACTCACTCATTGACGGTGCACAAGAGTACAGGTATAGGGAAAACATGACACGGATTTCAGGACAAATAGGTTTCGTTAATGTATAGTGTAAGGCAAGTCGAATGGATTTGGGAACTGGACCGGACGGAATTTGATATTTTCGGAGCTGGAAAGAATGACGTACTAGCAGTCACATCGATATTGCCCGCATGATCAGATAGTATGATCAAatatgggggggggagtgtccccctgtcccctcatAGAATTACGCCTATGCAAGTACCACTATTGTTGTCTTTGATGAATGTTGATGCACCATCCACTGGATCTAGTGGTatgaattttttttatttttttggtgaTGATAACATTACAAATGTCAAGCTGATTCTCCCCAttttaaagaaaaaaatgaaCTTAAGCTACAAAATTCTAAACCAGGAGAATTTTAATTTTTTGttgatatactgtacatttgttCAGTTATTCATCTGATCATGGTATAAATTGAGAATAATTATAGAGTTCATGgttcttttattattattattttatgtaAAAAAGACTGTTTGCACTGTTAGGGATGTTGTTGGCTCAAGCTATTTACTGAGACCAATGTGTGGAAGAGTAAGCACTTTCATGGTTCATCGTGATGGCATTGTACAGATGATAATTGTTTGTACTGTAGACCTAGTTGTGTATTATTTTATCAGAACTATTTTCCATTAAAGAGATCCTTTTTGGGCTGAGAATGGACTACAGTGTCAGTTCATTCCTCAGACATAACAGACATACATTGAACTTAATAGCAgaaattgcatttgtacagcaaGTGACATTACATCACTAGTTCCTCAAAACTTAACTGAAAAAGTGATCTCTGGGATGGGATGTTTTCAAGAACATAATTATATGAAGTATTTCAAGGAGGTCCTGCTATTAATTTGACATTTGTTGCCAATAGGCAGTATGCTGCTCATATTTTTCCTTGCATAACCTGAGGAAGAAAAGATTTTTCTGAACCAAAACATGGAGACGTCACACACAGTGAGGTGACACCCTCTGTACATGCTCCACTCCTGTCTTTCTGTCACATTCTCCCCACCTCTCAACCTTTTCTAACTGCTTAAATAAACTCTGCCATTTACCTTCCCCTCACTTTCAATATCCTCTCGAtgactattaaaaaaaaaacatgtttggaGGTCGagtgaaaaatataaataactttCCTATTTGAGTTTCTATCATCTTGTTGCTATAGCTACAGCGGCCATATAGATGGGTGTCCATATGAGCCTGGTTACTGTTTAACCTCTCCACCCACATTTGCCCAGATTAGGAAAATCAATAAGATAACAGGAGTACCGGCCTTACCTTGCGCCAACAACACCTTCCACACAGTAACGCTTGGTTTGCCAAACTTCCATATTTCACACCTGGCATTAGTGAATACTGGGGAGGACAGAAGATCAAGTACATGGTCTGAATTACAGAACAAAGGGACGATATGGTTAATGTCAACTCACAAGTCAGTACAAGTATGGATCCTACATCTGGTGAGTACACACTCTCTTCCATTATTTGGCTCACACGGTctcagagaaaatggaggaacaTGCCATCTGTTTGCGCTATTTAAAAGGTGGATGTCACTTGGCTAAATGCAAGGCATTTCTGACCGGCAATTAGTTCCTGTTGAAAAACATAATCGCCATTTTTGTCAAAGTCTTTCACACCGCCATAATGTACGAGTGTCCCAGACGTGGACGTTGTTGTAAACCTGCCCAGAGGCAGGAAAAATTGATGGTGAGACTTGGATATGATAGCTGGGGAATCAGAGCCCTCGACTAGAGTTGGGTAaaggagatgatgatgatgatgaggaggaggagaaagaggaggagggtgagtttAAGAGAACCACTGTTATTGTTATGGTTACTGAACATCATATGTGAACAGCTGTGTTATGGTACATTTCCTGGTGTCTGCTCACACTGTTGTATGCTGTTAATAGACCATGATATTATATTTCCATAATAAAATAATAGTTATcagtgtgcttgagtgtgtgcttcaggacaacacacacatcaccatgaGGTGTCTTCAGTTGGCCAGCAGGCAAACACACCACATAGTGGCAACATGAGCCTCGAAGTTGTATGGACATTAATGGGGGTTTGTTGTCATGTCCTCATTCACGCATTTGATTTGCATGTCAGAACTGGGAGATGCAAAACCCTTTTGactacagacagagagggatgtaCAATGTTCTACCAAGATCACACTGTTTCCCTCTTCTGTAACAAGACTGGCTTTATTATttgttcaaaactgaaactcTCCCTGGTTTGAGGATGCTGTGAGAcgtttcatcatcctgcagtaGGTGTAAACAAAGTGCATACTGTCAGAGCACCGAGATAACTACTGTACCTCCATTCATCTATGAGGACTAAAACGTGTGTCACATGTGGTAAAACGTACTGTGTATGTTCATATTGTTACTGAATTAGGCAGCAACAAATGTTTACCTTCAGTGGGTATTAGTCAGTACAATAGCTGCATTTTGTCAAATCATTTGTTTACCACTTTATGCTTAAAGGATCTTCAAAACCAGGACATAAATGTTGCAAATAAATGTATTTGGCAGCGACCAAGTGTAAGCTTCTTTCTGGCCTAGATCTTTGGTAACACTTTGTTTCTTTGTGCAGACAAATATGTGCATTGCAGTCCCGAGGCCACTAAAATTGTGCTGACACAATATGGTTTTGACCCTTCAAAATACAGAAGTGTGAACGTGAAACTAAGTATAACGAATGTAGAGTTTCTAGATCATGTGGGGATTGCTAATACTATACAGTATTAGCGTAATACTACGTTCTTGTACACAATTAGCTACAAATGGGAATTTTTCATCGTTAGTTTTAGTTATACAGTTATACAGTAGGAGCTTGTTCCATGCAAAACCAACAAAACACCAACAAAACACCAACAAAACACCAACAAAAcaccaaaaaacacacaaaaaaacaccaacAAAACACCAACAAAACACCTACTAACTTCCTAGAAACGTAATTTCTTGGTAATATTATATTTTCCATAACCAAAGGACAGATGTCTAGGTTTAATTGGTCAACGGTCACAACCTGGACAAACTCTTGCTGCTCTATTATTTGCAGAATCAGTTGGCAAAAGCAAACATAACAAACACAATTGGACAGCCCCTCAGCGAACAGAACtgtttgcctgaaatgttgaatGACTTGTGGTGGGGGCCAATTGGCTGGCCGGCAGTCAACCAGGACCTATCAGCGACAGAGCAGAATGAACAACAGCTAAAGTCAACACCAAGACCTTACTTTTTCTCACATGATTTGGTCTCAATTCTACAGAAAATAACAGTATGAGCATAAACCAGTAGATGCGATGCACCTTTCTATCCTCATATTTCTGAAGGACAATATTAGGAGAGCTCTGCTTGTGGTATGCTGGGATTACTGGAATGATACCatatatagtatatacagtAAGACAGGAAGGGCCCTTGGGAACTTCAGATTTGCTGTGACGTGATGGGATTGCTACTTCCCTTGAATGTCCCTGAGGCTGAACAAGTCTGTTCCTCACATCACCTCTTTCTGATCTATCATACTGTCAATTACAGTAGGTAAACAGTGGTTATAAACAGCCTATCTTAGATAAGTTTCTCTAAGTACAGTAAACTGATTTGCCTACAATGAATAACTGTCCCTCAGTGCAGGTCTAAAGAGTCAGTTACATTTAGGCCTATCCGTCTGTTTAAAATAAAACAGATTTGGATTCAGCCTGCATGGTTTCCAATCTGCCAggccagacagatagagagagaggcaaccGCATGAGATCAGTCTCACAAAACAGTTCTAGTAAAGCACAGTTCTGGCTTGGAACACAGACAAGTCCTTCTCCTGGTCCAACGGCCCCCCATCTGATCCCGAGAGCACGGCAGCCAGGTGAAGAAGAGGGATCTAGTGGAGACCCTGCAGGCCGAGCTACAGTCAGCAGCCTGCATGGATGGGGGTATTGCACAAGTCTCCAATCAAATCTCATTGTGACAGGCATTAAAGGATTATCCCTTGTTACCACGCTCCCTTTGGGCCCTGTGGCAGTCCGGCCCTTGCTGCAGCCCAGCTCTctgctccttccctctctccctcagtcttccTGGGTCGGAGAGAGCTGCAGGCAGCGTCCGTCCAGCCACAGGCTGATGGGCCTAAGCTCAGGGTTGGGAGCCAGGCCTCAGGAGGATGTATGGAGAGGATGGAGCGTCACTCTACACCACCCCAGGTACAGGACTCACAGTCCCATGGGCTGTTCCACTGCACACGGGGAGCTGCTGGGGCTCGTCTGGGAgacaagggggtgggggtgtgtgtgggtctgtgagtgtttgtgtggattACTCCACCGCACACAGCAAGATGCTGTTTTTAACTCTTACTCTACGTAGTGCTGTCAGAAGGGGCAAATGAGCTAGGCTGCTAGCAACTAACTCTTATGTGTTTTATATAAGGGTTTATTTTGTAAATACAATGAACAGCTTTGACTCCAGGACTGGATTCTGTTGCGGAAGTCTCAAGGACCTGCATGCCAAAGTCTTTTCTTTTTGGGGCAACCGATAAATGTAAGAACAAACTAAATCAGTGTTACCACAGTTTTAAGTCAGAAACATATCAGATGCAGGGACTAGCCCACACAGATGTGAAACACTGTGGAGAAACACGATTCTAAAACATGGCAAACTTTGTCCACAAGGAGGCATGACTACCTCGTGACTGTACGATCTGTAACACTGATGCATGGGTTTTTCGGCATGTCTTGTTCATTACCATCGATGTGCAGCACTATCTGACTGTCTGGCCTTTTGCTCCTCGCAGTGTTGACAGATCAGTTAGTGCTTCAGAAGCTGAGGTCATTCCAGTGACCCAGCTGGCCTACAGAGGCAGAGACGCAGTGAGTTGAAGTGTTGCAACAAAAGGCAACGAGAAGGGATGAAAAACACAATAGTGTACAACGAATTAATTACTAAAATGAACCCTTAGATGGGTCAAATATTTCACGCAGATATCAACAAAGGCTCAAAGTGTCTTCTAGAAAACTTGGTGACTGTGTTCTTTTTGTTGCTTCCATTGGTATCTGATACGTTTGAGACGATGGTGGATAAGACTAAATTCCTTGACCTCATGATTCTTGAGGTTGTAGGTAAAAGGTATAGATTGAGTGATGATGAACGGGCCAGTAGAGAAACATCCAGATAAGTGGCCCTAGATGAGAAGCTGACATGAGTGACTGGGCCAGCGGTCAAAATGAATCCTCAGCAAAACAGCAGTTAATGATTGCTGAGGTTTATCAGGCACTGTGATTGATTTACGTGGAGCATCGGTCTGCATGTTTATTGATGCAACTGTTTACTTATTTGGTGAACTGGGGCTACCTGGGGTTTTTGGTCAGGCATAGTGAAAACTACGGACTGATGTGAAAGAATGTTTCACTAATATTTTGAACAGAACAAACTCCAAATGAGGTCGATGACATGCAGTTATTTCCAATGTTAAAAGCATTTTTCAATTGTGACATCCACAGGTGTTTGGAATTTTATGTCTGACATTGAAAGACTATTCAAACAGTTATTTCATGTTCAGTCATTTTAGAGAGTGTGAACCTCAAATTAAATCCAAGCACCAATAAGATGCAATCAATCATGCTTTGATGTTATCTGCTGATGTGTCTATTGCTGTGAATAGCCAGTCACGCAAACTACACCTCTTTATGTCtttcatttctctttctctatttctatGGAAAAGTCTTGCTATCTCCCCTTTAACCTCCATGCTGCACACCTTTATTTACTGACACCTTTATTGCCCAGTAATACTGGGGGTTTTGATGCCGTGCAAAATTAGGCCCTGGTGGTTTATGATTACCTTGAGACCAAACAGAAAGGTTGAAAATCATGAGAACCCTTTTCATGTCAGAGAACTCTACAGATCTACAGACCCTACGAGACAATTTTACCTCGCCTACAGTATAAAAGCAACATTCCAAAGCATGTCTCTTTGATGAGAAATACTAATTTGACTGTTGTTCAAATTAGATATCttatagagcacatttaaaTCATTAACAATCATTCCAGGCTAGCTACGATAGACAATCTTAAAGAGACCCAAAAGTTTTGCAATGCGAGTTTGACAATGCAATGAACACAGGACAGGCCTGTGAGGGTCTTACCCCTGTAGTCTGTTTCATGCATTTAAACATAATGAATGAAATCCGTTTCTTTCagacacatcatttgaaacaaaaaCGATGTAGAATCAAAACATAAGACAATTTGTATTTCTAATGGTCGATACTTGACCGAATGAGCTTCAATGAGAAAGTACAGGAGAGacgtgggtgggggagggggggggtattaAGACAACATCATTATATAACATTAGAAGTATAGCTAATATCATATCCGCCATAAAGCAACAGTTGACATCCATTTGAACCAATATACACATGAAAAGACACAACAATATTCTGTTGACACTTAATAGACAGTATTCCCTCTCAGCCAGTCAGAGGGGCTTGCATAAGCTGTGTGGTTCGTAGATAGTTATCTGTTGACAAGGTCTTTGCCATGACACTACACTCACATATCACCTGCATCCAACACAGACAAGCAGAGCCAGACTGCAGTACTGGCCTAAAAATGTGCTGTAGCAAGCACATTACCACCTTCTTTCTGTCAGGCTTATCATAATCAACACTCCAACATGGCCATCATAAACACTCACATTTTACCTTTAGTGGAGCTCTAGGAAAAAGAAAGTTCCTATACAATGTATTCCATATCCTATAGCTTCAGGAAGGCCGAAATGGTTTTCCCCCAAAATCGGATATGTCCAGTGTGTTTCTTTTAGCTTCAACTACCTCTTGCCATTGGGATCTAACTTGTAAAATGCAATGGAGTCATTGAGCAGAAGGTACAAATAGGCAGTGGTGACAAATGGAGTTTGGTCAGTGGTCGGAGATTCCTATTTAGAAGATAGACAGGACTTTGTTCACAAACTGGAGTTTGAAGTTTCAACGGGGAGAATCACACAAGTGTTACATCAGTTCTCAGTAGTCCTTTGACTTTTAGCCcgagggcaggcaggcaggaaattTGGGTGACTGATTATAAGACAGGACTCCCATCCCAACATGGCTGCTTCATATAAACCGCTTGTGTTATTCCAAGACAGGGCATCTCGGAATAACCTTATCTTTGGATTCTCTTAACAATTTTCATTGTTGTAGTTGATTTTAAGAGAGATAAAAGTTAAAGACATCAAAATGCTATTTTGAGAATCCCACTATAGGAAAAAACGGTGTCCTGGTCTTCTGCAGAGGGTTGCACGGGGTCTGCACTGGCAGGTGTGTGGGAGTAAAAAGCATGTATTAGCTAAGTGAGGTGTATGTGCCCAGTGAACTGTACAACCTACAAGTTGTACCAGCAGCTTTATGAAGCACCCCCAGCACTACCCACCCAGGGCTGAGGAAAGATG encodes:
- the r3hdml gene encoding R3H domain containing-like, which encodes MQRPVQTLCCPSSLRRVEMGAACAQLLFAAILWTMPYLGTPASMLSGPTTLLNVTSVGWEIADSDIRNLTTINMPRSRRKRAISSKEMKALLDYHNRVRSQVFPPAANMEYMVWDERLANSADSWASRCIWDHGPTQAMKYMGQNLSINSGRYRSIIELVRSWHDEKNSFSYPNRCSGSVCTHYTQMVWASTNRMGCALNKCSNMYVFGSTWKQAILLVCNYSIKGNWVGEAPYKRGKPCSACPSSYGGSCRRNQCSSSSKPKKRKRH